The following are encoded together in the Maniola jurtina chromosome 27, ilManJurt1.1, whole genome shotgun sequence genome:
- the LOC123879016 gene encoding uncharacterized protein LOC123879016, producing the protein MFNFMRLSFTWTPTDLFSIVDPRYLFWTLILISIWLLSTMPLDRKCCVPNCSNTRLDGTILHRFPNPEKDPDRFRTWLYAIGGDILALDNKTIHKYGRICHHHFQARFHTASNRLCANATPTLNLPGFLIKRREPQQEVGNINVEIISQSDKAEDINQSKPSSSNIGRKPLQEIGNINVEIVGQSDKAEDINLSNPSSSDNLFTKKKYGKEKIHQPVFKGTLIVKLQYHTSH; encoded by the exons atgtttaattttatgCGACTAAGCTTTACCTGGACACCGACGGACCTGTTTTCTATTGTTGACCCACGCTATCTTTTTTGGACTCTGATTCTCATTTCGATTTGGTTACTTTCGACGATGCCGCTTGATAGAAAATGCTGTGTACCGAACTGCAGCAACACac GATTGGATGGAACAATATTACATCGTTTTCCTAATCCTGAAAAAGACCCCGACCGATTTCGTACTTGGCTGTATGCAATTGGTGGAGATATATTAGCACTGGACAACAAGACCATTCATAAATATGGAAGAATAtgtcatcatcattttcaagCTCGATTTCATACTGCTAGCAATAGACTATGTGCCAATGCAACACCAACCCTGAATCTACCag GATTCTTAATTAAACGTAGGGAACCCCAACAAGAAGTTGGCAACATCAATGTTGAAATCATAAGTCAGTCGGACAAAGCTGAAGACATAAATCAGAGCAAACCATCATCTTCTAACA TCGGTAGAAAGCCCCTGCAAGAAATTGGCAACATAAATGTTGAAATAGTTGGTCAATCGGATAAAGCTGAAGACATAAATCTGAGCAATCCATCATCTTCTGATA ATTTATTCACAAAGAAGAAATatggtaaagaaaaaatccaccAGCCTGTCTTCAAAGGTACATTAATAGTTAAATTacaatatcacacttcacactaa
- the LOC123878999 gene encoding uncharacterized protein LOC123878999, whose translation MAAMELRLGGLQEEQLERFAEEFCKHEELMKPRLSYAVQAVQARRQALQALGEVFGVPDMREMARLLARFRHLCVNKMRWLIRVAQARYGTGADALHIAPAWLRKLDVPFNLMITALKMESVHEGPRSPHSMRMARFTWELYCGVLAALQESDEPAALVTDSSTVAAFAHKMELPQDTVHGIWTRMYEAALAKLRFSSRLGDVKNPSRPSSLDWHVIDLALLYDPGQAALATESLSNSLEVEAMLQLYKLITEADNKLDKHKQENQNNTEKTPNTTKNTQNVSEVTQSATETTKNVTETTQNVTETTQNTAGTPQNASEMIQSEQSNTPQTEHQNESGTQIESSATSSKTQAGSRPPAASGAGPLKSRAEAVPEWESAELWAMVHSEYNKRGRVASLVTLQKRWHELKLLARDGMLRCLRDQSQKPHPLLLAIVKRFPHVVTSPLAPWARLVKERRVHGHDAVADASIQATLADVPSCVSMSDVMTDLLEWSDDEPEIIEAEKEVIDLDSDNEADTDADKAKQEQRKPALRTIKTEKPDDSHTNPPQPNTNTTDHTAITQQADNPSANTPHVVKSDQLNNNGKLTSENTSILNVSMQTLIDNSCLAKLRSMPEVKRQQIDGTIKENTTTADVEATTETNTRKAKSRIIFEDDDDLDEIDNFLANFNTDHELNDEIMNDNDNVTAQSDKPSPLQYKSNSYSHNNSRKGNSRVKSETDESDTDSHMNEHTSGPTSNNKEERLNRLTLKRKLVDNYYKKVPRDCFKDVVAETGAGDSDASVSREGDSDSDSEEATVGNYIDEKLLELSRVILTPLEHIWEWQRHARGNTLNCRYFSVRRLAAAVTVTARQLNACRRYVPPASASGTGVARASGTGVAREKCDEFRDMPRAYKVMKKKLCHRLRLSRTFLAPGFWTSARNVAQLCVCDPLTVTLERLPPRVVKKVELPDIAEVRRINSTLLTAQVAPISVETSTDGDTSPVSDAAHEATRSAPRAEEREGAEEEAALPSREDLMKMIKTLVHPSMQALREADASLRRQRQRDGAAADEWEEAMLQSQRNKCQQLNKDIINLIGAHNDTPPKRRPAPQSKKASQKKSKQTHEEEQPLPDAYQEWQRQKTLVHKYFNFNTPAGKQPTSNPPRTKARAAHTAPRVNDPTEPNNIGLMSVSDDDDSTDGHRTNDHTKRPLASDDSDSSNKRAKPTEDHPNETARSNEENADSDDDADRMIIDEGIHDIDEPASSDPLSAPDLRLTIMPVSSVGGLRADHDASSNVVYVVKTHKKVNVPKNADVVPTSSTVSSIKLPDASLTRNPPRPPPRNPPGNPPVTCINTALPTYYFIQSGQPVHGNPQFKVHSGPPLRSIVPKYIPISALPRSVIDGSESAPTCAAPTYPTNVIRMRRPGPLSSKSSSNATGVATSKASGPKKSSLDRANEQTPRREIVEIDLTSDTEEDGTAGNVAPKLISVTSMSEIRKGNDVANPSTDVDGKDDVNTPGDTVGSTTSAVVRARQLLTLEVGPIKTTANTRTYSKKRTLPGTPEVDASRNDSSVNFTFFLKNDPPWLKHKDAAETIGPDSEARDGHEAGSLRTSIKREKDLDIDASSGDSESADVDVETLPGVAVKTESPSPTKPAPARATDKIALTTTSPNQNTRTSSLKTTQKGDTGRIVIQTTSQNPDTVKSLLKTLSQKEDSSRSVLKGPAPTARPAPTPPQDTDNIPIKITSTMTSKDLLKLSPEELARLLENDDDFEEVVEYAHAPHGKVDTTQHKVDTTQHKVDTTQHKVDTTQHKVDTTQHKVDKTQQRVDKTQQRVEKAQQKVVISHHIAPIQIKKEKVWEEEIERSKGRDLQRISVEGVEVKKEPGGSGVESEKDLAANLDLLLQGVPTLSELKNSMDVICGDEVPVADEEGEGPMFQSIADLGRCAIDVREYVDKITDPEEPILKLDFSEPLWVLAQKYLLLTDENIQYATPSYVTSVRTSDVAPYTQIRFPDDVRNKQTLDLGTKKGRDVMVCGCGGKGQCMLCQSIAGEDGKAPEFEIYKPKFNKLCRACGLDPKRERARIFTIKQRPYRKIGDTPLKFVVVDVRKRCRVCKDGAQFVANPDTLVINDKHYEKMRDEPLMYAPVLSVVQGPARCARLARREAELYLHNLRTAHRRRVLYRADAQFAAFNAAVKTAMSKMDREEVDAWYRRKVDKD comes from the exons GACGCGCATGTACGAAGCGGCGCTCGCCAAGCTGCGCTTCTCGTCGCGGCTGGGCGACGTGAAGAACCCCTCGCGGCCGTCGTCGCTGGACTGGCACGTCATCGACCTGGCGCTGCTGTACGACCCCGGGCAGGCCGCGCTGGCCACC GAAAGCTTATCCAATTCATTGGAAGTGGAAGCGATGCTTCAACTCTACAAACTGATAACTGAGGCGGACAACAAACTCGACAAGCACAAACAAGAAAACCAAAATAACACGGAGAAAACTCCCAACACCACAAAAAACACGCAAAATGTATCGGAAGTAACCCAAAGTGCCACAGAGACAACCAAAAATGTGACTGAAACAACTCAAAATGTGACGGAAACAACCCAAAATACAGCTGGAACCCCCCAAAATGCCTCTGAAATGATCCAAAGTGAACAGTCAAACACGCCCCAAACCGAGCACCAAAATGAAAGTGGCACCCAAATTGAGAGCTCAGCAACTAGTTCTAAAACTCAAG CAGGCAGCCGACCGCCAGCCGCGAGTGGAGCTGGTCCCCTCAAGAGCCGCGCCGAGGCTGTGCCGGAGTGGGAGAGCGCTGAGCTGTGGGCCATGGTGCATTCCGAATATAACAAGCG TGGACGCGTGGCGTCGCTGGTGACGCTTCAGAAGCGCTGGCACGAGCTGAAGCTGCTGGCGCGCGACGGCATGCTGCGGTGCTTGCGCGACCAGAGCCAGAAGCCGCACCCGCTGCTGCTGGCCATCGTCAAAAG GTTCCCGCACGTGGTGACGTCGCCGCTGGCGCCGTGGGCGCGCCTCGTGAAGGAGCGCCGCGTGCACGGCCACGACGCCGTCGCTGAC GCCTCGATACAAGCGACACTGGCTGACGTGCCGAGCTGCGTAT CGATGAGCGACGTGATGACCGACCTGCTGGAGTGGAGCGACGACGAGCCCGAGATCATCGAAGCCGAGAAGGAAGTCATCGACCTCGACTCCGACAACGAAGCTGACACCGACGCAGACAAGGCTAAACAGGAGCAACGCAAACCTGCGCTCAGAACTATCAAAACTGAAAAACCTGATGACAGCCATACAAACCCACCGCAACCCAACACTAACACTACTGACCATACTGCTATAACGCAACAAGCTGACAACCCTAGTGCAAACACACCACACGTAGTAAAATCTGACCAATTGAATAATAATGGGAAACTAACGTCAGAAAATACTAGTATTTTAAATGTTAGTATGCAAACGTTAATAGACAACTCTTGTTTAGCGAAGCTGCGGAGTATGCCAGAAGTTAAGAGACAACAAATAGATGGTACAATAAAAGAGAATACGACAACTGCAGATGTCGAAGCAACAACAGAAACGAACACACGGAAAGCCAAGAGTAGAATCATATTCGAAGATGACGACGATTTGGATGAAATCGACAACTTTCTTGCCAACTTCAATACGGACCACGAACTGAATGACGAAATTATGAACGATAACGATAATGTTACAGCTCAAAGCGATAAACCATCGCCTTTACAATACAAGAGTAACAGTTACTCACACAATAATAGCCGAAAAGGCAATTCTAGAGTTAAAAGTGAAACTGACGAAAGTGACACTGATTCACACATGAATGAACACACGAGCGGGCCTACATCTAATAATAAAGAAGAGAGACTCAATCGGTTGACGTTGAAAAGAAAATTAGTTGATAATTACTATAAGAAAGTGCCGCGCGATTGTTTCAAAGATGTTGTGGCAGAGACAGGGGCGGGAGACAGTGACGCCAGTGTCTCCAGAGAAGGCGACAGCGACAGCGACAGTGAAGAAGCCACCGTCGGCAACTATATTG ACGAGAAGCTGTTGGAGCTGTCGCGCGTGATCCTGACGCCGCTGGAGCACATCTGGGAGTGGCAGAGACACGCGCGCGGCAACACGCTCAACTGCCGCTACTTCAGCGTGCGGCGCCTCGCGGCCGCCGTCACGGTCACCGCCAG GCAGCTGAACGCGTGCCGGCGCTACGTGCCGCCCGCGAGTGCGAGCGGGACGGGCGTAGCGCGCGCGAGCGGGACGGGCGTAGCGCGCGAGAAGTGCGACGAGTTCCGCGACATGCCGCGCGCGTACAAG GTGATGAAGAAGAAGCTGTGCCACCGCCTGCGCCTGTCGCGCACCTTCCTGGCGCCCGGCTTCTGGACGTCGGCGCGCAACGTGGCGCAGCTGTGCGTGTGCGACCCGCTGACCGTCACGCTGGAGCGCCTGCCGCCGCGCGTCGTCAAGAAG GTGGAGTTGCCGGACATCGCGGAGGTGCGCCGCATCAACAGCACGCTGCTCACGGCGCAGGTGGCGCCCATCAGCGTCGAG ACGTCGACGGATGGCGACACGTCGCCCGTCTCGGACGCTGCACATGAAGCCACAA GAAGCGCGCCTCGCGCGGAGGAACGTGAGGGCGCGGAGGAGGAGGCGGCGCTGCCCAGCCGAGAGGACCTCATGAAGATGATAAAAACTCTTGTG CACCCCAGCATGCAGGCGCTGCGGGAGGCGGATGCGAGCCTGCGGCGGCAGCGGCAGCGGGACGGCGCGGCGGCGGACGAGTGGGAGGAGGCGATGCTGCAGAGCCAGCGCAACAAGTGCCAGCAGCTCAACAAGGACATCATAAACCTCATCGGCGCGCACAACGAC ACTCCACCGAAGAGAAGGCCGGCTCCACAAAGTAAGAAGGCTTCTCAGAAGAAATCCAAACAGACCCACGAGGAGGAGCAACCGCTCCCCGACGCCTACCAGGAGTGGCAGCGACAGAAGACGCTCGTTCACAAGTACTTCAACTTCAACACGCCCGCCGGCAAGCAGCCGACCAGCAACCCTCCCCGCACCAAGGCGCGAGCTGCCCACACAGCTCCGCGAGTGAACGATCCCACTGAGCCAAACAACATCGGCCTCATGAGCGTCAGCGATGACGACGACTCGACGGACGGACACAGAACAAACGACCACACAAAGAGACCACTCGCGAGCGACGACTCGGACAGCTCAAACAAGCGAGCGAAACCTACCGAAGATCATCCGAACGAAACGGCCAGAAGTAACGAAGAAAACGCAGATTCCGATGACGACGCCGACAGGATGATCATCGACGAAGGCATCCACGACATCGACGAGCCCGCCTCCAGCGACCCCCTGTCCGCGCCCGACCTGCGCCTCACCATCATGCCCGTCAGCTCCGTGGGCGGCCTGCGCGCCGACCACGACGCCTCCTCCAACGTCGTCTACGTCGTCAAGACGCACAAGAAGGTGAACGTCCCGAAGAACGCTGACGTCGTACCCACGTCGTCCACCGTCAGCAGCATCAAGCTGCCGGACGCCTCCCTGACGCGCAACCCGCCGCGCCCCCCGCCCCGCAACCCGCCAGGCAACCCGCCCGTCACCTGCATCAACACCGCGCTGCCCACGTACTACTTCATCCAGTCCGGCCAACCAGTTCACGGAAACCCCCAGTTCAAAGTGCACTCCGGCCCTCCACTGCGATCCATCGTGCCCAAATATATACCCATCTCGGCCCTGCCTCGAAGCGTGATCGATGGGTCTGAAAGTGCTCCGACGTGCGCCGCGCCCACCTACCCCACCAACGTGATCAGGATGAGGCGGCCGGGACCGCTGTCATCCAAATCAAGCTCTAATGCGACTGGCGTTGCAACTTCGAAAGCTTCGGGACCGAAGAAATCTAGTCTAGACAGGGCCAACGAGCAAACACCTCGACGTGAAATCGTCGAAATCGATCTAACGTCCGACACCGAGGAGGACGGCACGGCCGGTAAcgtggctcctaaacttatCAGTGTTACTTCGATGTCAGAAATTAGAAAAGGGAATGACGTTGCGAATCCATCGACAGATGTAGACGGTAAGGATGACGTGAACACGCCCGGTGATACAGTCGGTTCCACGACATCGGCCGTCGTGCGCGCGAGACAGCTGCTGACCCTCGAAGTGGGCCCGATCAAAACTACCGCAAATACAAGGACATATTCCAAAAAGAGAACTCTTCCAGGGACACCGGAAGTTGACGCCAGTCGAAACGATAGTTCCGTCAACTTCACCTTTTTCTTGAAAAACGATCCGCCGTGGCTTAAACACAAAGACGCGGCCGAAACCATAGGTCCAGATTCTGAAGCTAGGGACGGACACGAAGCCGGTTCACTGCGCACGTCGATCAAACGAGAGAAAGATCTCGATATCGACGCCTCGTCCGGCGACAGCGAGTCGGCGGACGTCGACGTGGAGACCTTGCCGGGGGTCGCGGTCAAAACGGAGAGCCCCAGTCCGACCAAACCTGCCCCGGCTCGAGCCACGGACAAAATTGCACTCACAACCACCTCGCCGAATCAAAACACAAGAACGAGTTCATTAAAAACAACCCAAAAAGGTGACACTGGCAGAATCGTAATACAAACGACTTCTCAAAACCCAGACACAGTCAAAAGTCTATTGAAAACACTATCTCAAAAAGAAGATTCCAGTAGAAGTGTACTGAAAGGGCCCGCTCCGACCGCGCGACCCGCGCCCACTCCGCCGCAGGACACAGACAATATACCCATCAAAATAACGAGTACAATGACTTCAAAAGATCTTCTCAAGTTAAGTCCGGAAGAACTAGCGCGTCTGTTGGAGAACGACGATGATTTCGAAGAAGTCGTGGAATACGCACACGCACCGCACGGGAAAGTGGATACAACACAACACAAAGTGGATACAACACAACACAAAGTGGATACAACCCAACACAAAGTGGATACAACACAACACAAAGTGGATACAACACAACATAAAGTGGATAAAACACAACAAAGAGTGGATAAAACACAACAAAGAGTGGAGAAAGCACAACAAAAAGTGGTTATATCACACCATATAGCGCCTATACAGATTAAAAAAGAGAAAGTGTGGGAGGAAGAAATAGAGCGGTCGAAAGGCAGAGATCTCCAAAGGATCAGTGTAGAGGGAGTGGAAGTGAAGAAGGAGCCGGGTGGGAGTGGAGTGGAGAGTGAGAAAGACTTGGCCGCTAATTTGGATCTGCTCCTGCAGGGGGTGCCCACTCTCAGTGAGCTCAAAAATTCAATGGATGTCATCTGTG GTGACGAGGTGCCCGTCGCCGACGAGGAGGGAG AGGGCCCCATGTTCCAGTCCATCGCGGACCTGGGCCGCTGCGCGATCGACGTGCGCGAGTACGTGGACAAGATCACGGACCCCGAGGAGCCGATCCTCAAGCTGGACTTCTCGGAGCCGCTGTGGGTGCTGGCGCAGAAGTACCTGCTGCTCACGGACGAGAACATCCAGTACGCGACCCCCTCCTACGTCACCAGCGTGCGCACGAGCGACGTGGCGCCCTACACGCAGATACGCTTCCCGGACGACGTGCGGAACAAGCAGACGCTGGACCTGGGCACCAAGAAAG GCAGAGACGTGATGGTGTGCGGCTGCGGCGGCAAGGGGCAGTGCATGCTGTGCCAGAGCATCGCGGGCGAGGACGGCAAGGCGCCCGAGTTCGAGATCTACAAGCCCAAGTTCAACAAGCTGTGCCGCGCCTGCGGGCTCGACCCCAAGCGGGAGCGCGCCAG GATATTCACGATAAAGCAGCGGCCGTACCGCAAGATCGGCGACACGCCGCTGAAGTTCGTGGTGGTGGACGTGCGCAAGCGCTGCCGCGTGTGCAAGGACGGCGCGCAGTTCGTCGCCAACCCCGACACGCTCGTCATCAACGACAAGCACTACGAGAAGATGCGCGACGAGCCGCTCATGTACGCGCCC GTGCTGAGCGTGGTGCAGGGGCCGGCGCGCTGCGCGCGGCTGGCGCGGCGCGAGGCGGAGCTGTACCTGCACAACCTGCGCACGGCGCACCGGCGCCGCGTGCTGTACCGCGCCGACGCGCAGTTCGCCGCCTTCAACGCGGCCGTCAAGACGGCCATGAGCAAGATGGACCGCGAGGAGGTGGACGCGTGGTACCGCCGCAAGGTGGACAAGGACTGA